A genomic region of Chelonia mydas isolate rCheMyd1 chromosome 9, rCheMyd1.pri.v2, whole genome shotgun sequence contains the following coding sequences:
- the LOC102943562 gene encoding NACHT, LRR and PYD domains-containing protein 1b allele 5 isoform X5 has protein sequence MTSGQECQDVQGSSDDVSSIEAKESYGTREDDSAQECKSGDDSSENNSESSSESESDTEETTTRKTEANSQFRCEHVKTEHNQKEQVTPRRLPRGQFWLKLEAEGTYQCTVTGLIFDVTKAAVIKYSVLSWSKYADYVKKPWIVGGPIFDVSCDSASVLTSIQFPHSLSLNDHESDMTFKVLHIKSTGPAFEPSVDHSMTHVKWHVSSLSPVGPVIQTQEPVQYDGAVILYKVVNNHPSLSFRVYVATNNDSFIKDISKAVKHSDKKFIKIDKPPVCQKRLQNGKRYRLISESEAEITPEEIQFVDGSLLKLKSYIEVYLEQPMEFTLSLIELESEEIVWKAKLRECDWILHDQNKNEQKRNTVRNRRRKSSNSLSDEEFYNKRLKGRDISDGTKAKTTLTDQQLMTLAKKMGKDWKEIAIECLKLEMKDIQQIQAKEEEVNVHKFLMLEKWRKGEKSNGTAQNLYDSLKDHVSYEIIQILEGFLKQT, from the exons GAGATGACAGTTCTGAAAATAACTCTGAAAGTAGCTCTGAAAGTGAGTCAG ATACTGAGGAGACAACTACAAGAAAAACAG agGCTAATAGCCAATTTCGCTGTGAACATGTCAAGACTGAACAT AACCAGAAAGAGCAAGTGACCCCCAGAAGACTTCCCAGAGGACAATTTTG GTTgaagctggaggcagagggaactTACCAATGTACTGTTACAGGCTTGATTTTCGATgtaaccaaggctgctgtaaTCAAATATTCTGTGTTGTCTTGGAGCAAATATGCTGATTATGTTAAAAAACCATGGATAGTCGGTGGCCCTATATTTGATGTCAGTTGTGACTCAGCCTCTGTTCTTACTTCCATTCAATTCCCACATTCCCTCAGCCTAAATG ATCATGAATCTGACATGACATTCAAAGTTTTACATATCAAAAGTACTGGTCCAGCATTTGAGCCTTCTGTTGATCATTCAATGACGCATGTCAAATGGCATGTGAGTTCTCTCTCTCCAGTAGGACCGGTTATTCAAACACAAGAGCCAGTACAGTACGATGGGGCTGTAATTTTATACAAAGTTGTCAATAATCACCCTTCCTTATCATTTCGTGTGTATGTAGCAACAAATAACGATTCATTTATAAAG gatATCTCGAAAGCAGTAAAACATTCTGATAAGAAATTCATCAAAATTGACAAGCCCCCGGTTTGTCAAAAACGACTACAAAATGGAAAGAGATACAGATTAATTAGTGAGTCAGAAGCTGAAATAACTCCTGAG GAAATTCAATTTGTTGATGGCTctctcttaaaattaaaaagttatattGAAGTCTACTTGGAGCAACCTATGGAGTTTACATTATCTTTGATTGAACTCGAGTCTGAAGAAATTGTCTGGAAAGCAAAACTAAGAGAAT GTGACTGGATACTACATGACCAGAACAAGAATGAGCAGAAAAGAAACACAGTCA GAAACAGAAGACGGAAATCAAGCAACAGCCTTTCTGACGAAGAATTTTATAATAAAAGGCTAAAGGGTAGAGATATTTCAG ATGGAACTAAAGCTAAAACTACGTTAACTGATCAGCAACTGATGACTCTTGCAAAGAAGATGGGTAAAGACTGGAAAGAAATTGCCATTGAATGTCTTAAGTTAGAAATGAAGGATATTCAGCAGATTCAGGCAAAAGAAGAAGAGGTTAATGTTCATAAATTCCTGATGTTGGAGAAGTGGAGGAAAGGTGAAAAGAGTAATGGAACTGCGCAAAATTTGTATGACAGTCTCAAGGATCATGTGTCATATGAAATAATACAGATACTGGAAG GTTTTTTGAAGCAGACATGA
- the LOC102943562 gene encoding NACHT, LRR and PYD domains-containing protein 1b allele 5 isoform X7 translates to MTSGQECQDVQGSDDVSSIEAKESYGTREDDSAQECKSGDDSSENNSESSSESESDTEETTTRKTEANSQFRCEHVKTEHNQKEQVTPRRLPRGQFWLKLEAEGTYQCTVTGLIFDVTKAAVIKYSVLSWSKYADYVKKPWIVGGPIFDVSCDSASVLTSIQFPHSLSLNDHESDMTFKVLHIKSTGPAFEPSVDHSMTHVKWHVSSLSPVGPVIQTQEPVQYDGAVILYKVVNNHPSLSFRVYVATNNDSFIKDISKAVKHSDKKFIKIDKPPVCQKRLQNGKRYRLISESEAEITPEEIQFVDGSLLKLKSYIEVYLEQPMEFTLSLIELESEEIVWKAKLRECDWILHDQNKNEQKRNTVRNRRRKSSNSLSDEEFYNKRLKGRDISDGTKAKTTLTDQQLMTLAKKMGKDWKEIAIECLKLEMKDIQQIQAKEEEVNVHKFLMLEKWRKGEKSNGTAQNLYDSLKDHVSYEIIQILEGFLKQT, encoded by the exons GAGATGACAGTTCTGAAAATAACTCTGAAAGTAGCTCTGAAAGTGAGTCAG ATACTGAGGAGACAACTACAAGAAAAACAG agGCTAATAGCCAATTTCGCTGTGAACATGTCAAGACTGAACAT AACCAGAAAGAGCAAGTGACCCCCAGAAGACTTCCCAGAGGACAATTTTG GTTgaagctggaggcagagggaactTACCAATGTACTGTTACAGGCTTGATTTTCGATgtaaccaaggctgctgtaaTCAAATATTCTGTGTTGTCTTGGAGCAAATATGCTGATTATGTTAAAAAACCATGGATAGTCGGTGGCCCTATATTTGATGTCAGTTGTGACTCAGCCTCTGTTCTTACTTCCATTCAATTCCCACATTCCCTCAGCCTAAATG ATCATGAATCTGACATGACATTCAAAGTTTTACATATCAAAAGTACTGGTCCAGCATTTGAGCCTTCTGTTGATCATTCAATGACGCATGTCAAATGGCATGTGAGTTCTCTCTCTCCAGTAGGACCGGTTATTCAAACACAAGAGCCAGTACAGTACGATGGGGCTGTAATTTTATACAAAGTTGTCAATAATCACCCTTCCTTATCATTTCGTGTGTATGTAGCAACAAATAACGATTCATTTATAAAG gatATCTCGAAAGCAGTAAAACATTCTGATAAGAAATTCATCAAAATTGACAAGCCCCCGGTTTGTCAAAAACGACTACAAAATGGAAAGAGATACAGATTAATTAGTGAGTCAGAAGCTGAAATAACTCCTGAG GAAATTCAATTTGTTGATGGCTctctcttaaaattaaaaagttatattGAAGTCTACTTGGAGCAACCTATGGAGTTTACATTATCTTTGATTGAACTCGAGTCTGAAGAAATTGTCTGGAAAGCAAAACTAAGAGAAT GTGACTGGATACTACATGACCAGAACAAGAATGAGCAGAAAAGAAACACAGTCA GAAACAGAAGACGGAAATCAAGCAACAGCCTTTCTGACGAAGAATTTTATAATAAAAGGCTAAAGGGTAGAGATATTTCAG ATGGAACTAAAGCTAAAACTACGTTAACTGATCAGCAACTGATGACTCTTGCAAAGAAGATGGGTAAAGACTGGAAAGAAATTGCCATTGAATGTCTTAAGTTAGAAATGAAGGATATTCAGCAGATTCAGGCAAAAGAAGAAGAGGTTAATGTTCATAAATTCCTGATGTTGGAGAAGTGGAGGAAAGGTGAAAAGAGTAATGGAACTGCGCAAAATTTGTATGACAGTCTCAAGGATCATGTGTCATATGAAATAATACAGATACTGGAAG GTTTTTTGAAGCAGACATGA
- the LOC102943562 gene encoding caspase recruitment domain-containing protein 8 isoform X1, which yields MTSGQECQDVQGSSDDVSSIEAKVESYGTREDDSAQECKSGDDSSENNSESSSESESDTEETTTRKTDEELEKNELLPPVESEANSQFRCEHVKTEHNQKEQVTPRRLPRGQFWLKLEAEGTYQCTVTGLIFDVTKAAVIKYSVLSWSKYADYVKKPWIVGGPIFDVSCDSASVLTSIQFPHSLSLNDHESDMTFKVLHIKSTGPAFEPSVDHSMTHVKWHVSSLSPVGPVIQTQEPVQYDGAVILYKVVNNHPSLSFRVYVATNNDSFIKDISKAVKHSDKKFIKIDKPPVCQKRLQNGKRYRLISESEAEITPEEIQFVDGSLLKLKSYIEVYLEQPMEFTLSLIELESEEIVWKAKLRECDWILHDQNKNEQKRNTVRNRRRKSSNSLSDEEFYNKRLKGRDISDGTKAKTTLTDQQLMTLAKKMGKDWKEIAIECLKLEMKDIQQIQAKEEEVNVHKFLMLEKWRKGEKSNGTAQNLYDSLKDHVSYEIIQILEGFLKQT from the exons GAGATGACAGTTCTGAAAATAACTCTGAAAGTAGCTCTGAAAGTGAGTCAG ATACTGAGGAGACAACTACAAGAAAAACAG ATGAAGAATTGGAAAAGAATGAATTGCTGCCACCTGTTGAATCAG agGCTAATAGCCAATTTCGCTGTGAACATGTCAAGACTGAACAT AACCAGAAAGAGCAAGTGACCCCCAGAAGACTTCCCAGAGGACAATTTTG GTTgaagctggaggcagagggaactTACCAATGTACTGTTACAGGCTTGATTTTCGATgtaaccaaggctgctgtaaTCAAATATTCTGTGTTGTCTTGGAGCAAATATGCTGATTATGTTAAAAAACCATGGATAGTCGGTGGCCCTATATTTGATGTCAGTTGTGACTCAGCCTCTGTTCTTACTTCCATTCAATTCCCACATTCCCTCAGCCTAAATG ATCATGAATCTGACATGACATTCAAAGTTTTACATATCAAAAGTACTGGTCCAGCATTTGAGCCTTCTGTTGATCATTCAATGACGCATGTCAAATGGCATGTGAGTTCTCTCTCTCCAGTAGGACCGGTTATTCAAACACAAGAGCCAGTACAGTACGATGGGGCTGTAATTTTATACAAAGTTGTCAATAATCACCCTTCCTTATCATTTCGTGTGTATGTAGCAACAAATAACGATTCATTTATAAAG gatATCTCGAAAGCAGTAAAACATTCTGATAAGAAATTCATCAAAATTGACAAGCCCCCGGTTTGTCAAAAACGACTACAAAATGGAAAGAGATACAGATTAATTAGTGAGTCAGAAGCTGAAATAACTCCTGAG GAAATTCAATTTGTTGATGGCTctctcttaaaattaaaaagttatattGAAGTCTACTTGGAGCAACCTATGGAGTTTACATTATCTTTGATTGAACTCGAGTCTGAAGAAATTGTCTGGAAAGCAAAACTAAGAGAAT GTGACTGGATACTACATGACCAGAACAAGAATGAGCAGAAAAGAAACACAGTCA GAAACAGAAGACGGAAATCAAGCAACAGCCTTTCTGACGAAGAATTTTATAATAAAAGGCTAAAGGGTAGAGATATTTCAG ATGGAACTAAAGCTAAAACTACGTTAACTGATCAGCAACTGATGACTCTTGCAAAGAAGATGGGTAAAGACTGGAAAGAAATTGCCATTGAATGTCTTAAGTTAGAAATGAAGGATATTCAGCAGATTCAGGCAAAAGAAGAAGAGGTTAATGTTCATAAATTCCTGATGTTGGAGAAGTGGAGGAAAGGTGAAAAGAGTAATGGAACTGCGCAAAATTTGTATGACAGTCTCAAGGATCATGTGTCATATGAAATAATACAGATACTGGAAG GTTTTTTGAAGCAGACATGA
- the LOC102943562 gene encoding caspase recruitment domain-containing protein 8 isoform X11, translating to MTSGQECQDVQGSSDDVSSIEAKVESYGTREDDSAQECKSGDDSSENNSESSSESESDTEETTTRKTEANSQFRCEHVKTEHNQKEQVTPRRLPRGQFWLKLEAEGTYQCTVTGLIFDVTKAAVIKYSVLSWSKYADYVKKPWIVGGPIFDVSCDSASVLTSIQFPHSLSLNDHESDMTFKVLHIKSTGPAFEPSVDHSMTHVKWHDISKAVKHSDKKFIKIDKPPVCQKRLQNGKRYRLISESEAEITPEEIQFVDGSLLKLKSYIEVYLEQPMEFTLSLIELESEEIVWKAKLRECDWILHDQNKNEQKRNTVRNRRRKSSNSLSDEEFYNKRLKGRDISDGTKAKTTLTDQQLMTLAKKMGKDWKEIAIECLKLEMKDIQQIQAKEEEVNVHKFLMLEKWRKGEKSNGTAQNLYDSLKDHVSYEIIQILEGFLKQT from the exons GAGATGACAGTTCTGAAAATAACTCTGAAAGTAGCTCTGAAAGTGAGTCAG ATACTGAGGAGACAACTACAAGAAAAACAG agGCTAATAGCCAATTTCGCTGTGAACATGTCAAGACTGAACAT AACCAGAAAGAGCAAGTGACCCCCAGAAGACTTCCCAGAGGACAATTTTG GTTgaagctggaggcagagggaactTACCAATGTACTGTTACAGGCTTGATTTTCGATgtaaccaaggctgctgtaaTCAAATATTCTGTGTTGTCTTGGAGCAAATATGCTGATTATGTTAAAAAACCATGGATAGTCGGTGGCCCTATATTTGATGTCAGTTGTGACTCAGCCTCTGTTCTTACTTCCATTCAATTCCCACATTCCCTCAGCCTAAATG ATCATGAATCTGACATGACATTCAAAGTTTTACATATCAAAAGTACTGGTCCAGCATTTGAGCCTTCTGTTGATCATTCAATGACGCATGTCAAATGGCAT gatATCTCGAAAGCAGTAAAACATTCTGATAAGAAATTCATCAAAATTGACAAGCCCCCGGTTTGTCAAAAACGACTACAAAATGGAAAGAGATACAGATTAATTAGTGAGTCAGAAGCTGAAATAACTCCTGAG GAAATTCAATTTGTTGATGGCTctctcttaaaattaaaaagttatattGAAGTCTACTTGGAGCAACCTATGGAGTTTACATTATCTTTGATTGAACTCGAGTCTGAAGAAATTGTCTGGAAAGCAAAACTAAGAGAAT GTGACTGGATACTACATGACCAGAACAAGAATGAGCAGAAAAGAAACACAGTCA GAAACAGAAGACGGAAATCAAGCAACAGCCTTTCTGACGAAGAATTTTATAATAAAAGGCTAAAGGGTAGAGATATTTCAG ATGGAACTAAAGCTAAAACTACGTTAACTGATCAGCAACTGATGACTCTTGCAAAGAAGATGGGTAAAGACTGGAAAGAAATTGCCATTGAATGTCTTAAGTTAGAAATGAAGGATATTCAGCAGATTCAGGCAAAAGAAGAAGAGGTTAATGTTCATAAATTCCTGATGTTGGAGAAGTGGAGGAAAGGTGAAAAGAGTAATGGAACTGCGCAAAATTTGTATGACAGTCTCAAGGATCATGTGTCATATGAAATAATACAGATACTGGAAG GTTTTTTGAAGCAGACATGA
- the LOC102943562 gene encoding caspase recruitment domain-containing protein 8 isoform X10, which yields MTSGQECQDVQGSSDDVSSIEAKVESYGTREDDSAQECKSGDDSSENNSESSSESESDTEETTTRKTDEELEKNELLPPVESEANSQFRCEHVKTEHNQKEQVTPRRLPRGQFWLKLEAEGTYQCTVTGLIFDVTKAAVIKYSVLSWSKYADYVKKPWIVGGPIFDVSCDSASVLTSIQFPHSLSLNDHESDMTFKVLHIKSTGPAFEPSVDHSMTHVKWHDISKAVKHSDKKFIKIDKPPVCQKRLQNGKRYRLISESEAEITPEEIQFVDGSLLKLKSYIEVYLEQPMEFTLSLIELESEEIVWKAKLRECDWILHDQNKNEQKRNTVRNRRRKSSNSLSDEEFYNKRLKGRDISDGTKAKTTLTDQQLMTLAKKMGKDWKEIAIECLKLEMKDIQQIQAKEEEVNVHKFLMLEKWRKGEKSNGTAQNLYDSLKDHVSYEIIQILEGFLKQT from the exons GAGATGACAGTTCTGAAAATAACTCTGAAAGTAGCTCTGAAAGTGAGTCAG ATACTGAGGAGACAACTACAAGAAAAACAG ATGAAGAATTGGAAAAGAATGAATTGCTGCCACCTGTTGAATCAG agGCTAATAGCCAATTTCGCTGTGAACATGTCAAGACTGAACAT AACCAGAAAGAGCAAGTGACCCCCAGAAGACTTCCCAGAGGACAATTTTG GTTgaagctggaggcagagggaactTACCAATGTACTGTTACAGGCTTGATTTTCGATgtaaccaaggctgctgtaaTCAAATATTCTGTGTTGTCTTGGAGCAAATATGCTGATTATGTTAAAAAACCATGGATAGTCGGTGGCCCTATATTTGATGTCAGTTGTGACTCAGCCTCTGTTCTTACTTCCATTCAATTCCCACATTCCCTCAGCCTAAATG ATCATGAATCTGACATGACATTCAAAGTTTTACATATCAAAAGTACTGGTCCAGCATTTGAGCCTTCTGTTGATCATTCAATGACGCATGTCAAATGGCAT gatATCTCGAAAGCAGTAAAACATTCTGATAAGAAATTCATCAAAATTGACAAGCCCCCGGTTTGTCAAAAACGACTACAAAATGGAAAGAGATACAGATTAATTAGTGAGTCAGAAGCTGAAATAACTCCTGAG GAAATTCAATTTGTTGATGGCTctctcttaaaattaaaaagttatattGAAGTCTACTTGGAGCAACCTATGGAGTTTACATTATCTTTGATTGAACTCGAGTCTGAAGAAATTGTCTGGAAAGCAAAACTAAGAGAAT GTGACTGGATACTACATGACCAGAACAAGAATGAGCAGAAAAGAAACACAGTCA GAAACAGAAGACGGAAATCAAGCAACAGCCTTTCTGACGAAGAATTTTATAATAAAAGGCTAAAGGGTAGAGATATTTCAG ATGGAACTAAAGCTAAAACTACGTTAACTGATCAGCAACTGATGACTCTTGCAAAGAAGATGGGTAAAGACTGGAAAGAAATTGCCATTGAATGTCTTAAGTTAGAAATGAAGGATATTCAGCAGATTCAGGCAAAAGAAGAAGAGGTTAATGTTCATAAATTCCTGATGTTGGAGAAGTGGAGGAAAGGTGAAAAGAGTAATGGAACTGCGCAAAATTTGTATGACAGTCTCAAGGATCATGTGTCATATGAAATAATACAGATACTGGAAG GTTTTTTGAAGCAGACATGA
- the LOC102943562 gene encoding caspase recruitment domain-containing protein 8 isoform X3 — protein MTSGQECQDVQGSDDVSSIEAKVESYGTREDDSAQECKSGDDSSENNSESSSESESDTEETTTRKTDEELEKNELLPPVESEANSQFRCEHVKTEHNQKEQVTPRRLPRGQFWLKLEAEGTYQCTVTGLIFDVTKAAVIKYSVLSWSKYADYVKKPWIVGGPIFDVSCDSASVLTSIQFPHSLSLNDHESDMTFKVLHIKSTGPAFEPSVDHSMTHVKWHVSSLSPVGPVIQTQEPVQYDGAVILYKVVNNHPSLSFRVYVATNNDSFIKDISKAVKHSDKKFIKIDKPPVCQKRLQNGKRYRLISESEAEITPEEIQFVDGSLLKLKSYIEVYLEQPMEFTLSLIELESEEIVWKAKLRECDWILHDQNKNEQKRNTVRNRRRKSSNSLSDEEFYNKRLKGRDISDGTKAKTTLTDQQLMTLAKKMGKDWKEIAIECLKLEMKDIQQIQAKEEEVNVHKFLMLEKWRKGEKSNGTAQNLYDSLKDHVSYEIIQILEGFLKQT, from the exons GAGATGACAGTTCTGAAAATAACTCTGAAAGTAGCTCTGAAAGTGAGTCAG ATACTGAGGAGACAACTACAAGAAAAACAG ATGAAGAATTGGAAAAGAATGAATTGCTGCCACCTGTTGAATCAG agGCTAATAGCCAATTTCGCTGTGAACATGTCAAGACTGAACAT AACCAGAAAGAGCAAGTGACCCCCAGAAGACTTCCCAGAGGACAATTTTG GTTgaagctggaggcagagggaactTACCAATGTACTGTTACAGGCTTGATTTTCGATgtaaccaaggctgctgtaaTCAAATATTCTGTGTTGTCTTGGAGCAAATATGCTGATTATGTTAAAAAACCATGGATAGTCGGTGGCCCTATATTTGATGTCAGTTGTGACTCAGCCTCTGTTCTTACTTCCATTCAATTCCCACATTCCCTCAGCCTAAATG ATCATGAATCTGACATGACATTCAAAGTTTTACATATCAAAAGTACTGGTCCAGCATTTGAGCCTTCTGTTGATCATTCAATGACGCATGTCAAATGGCATGTGAGTTCTCTCTCTCCAGTAGGACCGGTTATTCAAACACAAGAGCCAGTACAGTACGATGGGGCTGTAATTTTATACAAAGTTGTCAATAATCACCCTTCCTTATCATTTCGTGTGTATGTAGCAACAAATAACGATTCATTTATAAAG gatATCTCGAAAGCAGTAAAACATTCTGATAAGAAATTCATCAAAATTGACAAGCCCCCGGTTTGTCAAAAACGACTACAAAATGGAAAGAGATACAGATTAATTAGTGAGTCAGAAGCTGAAATAACTCCTGAG GAAATTCAATTTGTTGATGGCTctctcttaaaattaaaaagttatattGAAGTCTACTTGGAGCAACCTATGGAGTTTACATTATCTTTGATTGAACTCGAGTCTGAAGAAATTGTCTGGAAAGCAAAACTAAGAGAAT GTGACTGGATACTACATGACCAGAACAAGAATGAGCAGAAAAGAAACACAGTCA GAAACAGAAGACGGAAATCAAGCAACAGCCTTTCTGACGAAGAATTTTATAATAAAAGGCTAAAGGGTAGAGATATTTCAG ATGGAACTAAAGCTAAAACTACGTTAACTGATCAGCAACTGATGACTCTTGCAAAGAAGATGGGTAAAGACTGGAAAGAAATTGCCATTGAATGTCTTAAGTTAGAAATGAAGGATATTCAGCAGATTCAGGCAAAAGAAGAAGAGGTTAATGTTCATAAATTCCTGATGTTGGAGAAGTGGAGGAAAGGTGAAAAGAGTAATGGAACTGCGCAAAATTTGTATGACAGTCTCAAGGATCATGTGTCATATGAAATAATACAGATACTGGAAG GTTTTTTGAAGCAGACATGA
- the LOC102943562 gene encoding NACHT, LRR and PYD domains-containing protein 1b allele 5 isoform X18, translating into MCRAESYGTREDDSAQECKSDTEETTTRKTDEELEKNELLPPVESEANSQFRCEHVKTEHNQKEQVTPRRLPRGQFWLKLEAEGTYQCTVTGLIFDVTKAAVIKYSVLSWSKYADYVKKPWIVGGPIFDVSCDSASVLTSIQFPHSLSLNDHESDMTFKVLHIKSTGPAFEPSVDHSMTHVKWHVSSLSPVGPVIQTQEPVQYDGAVILYKVVNNHPSLSFRVYVATNNDSFIKDISKAVKHSDKKFIKIDKPPVCQKRLQNGKRYRLISESEAEITPEEIQFVDGSLLKLKSYIEVYLEQPMEFTLSLIELESEEIVWKAKLRECDWILHDQNKNEQKRNTVRNRRRKSSNSLSDEEFYNKRLKGRDISDGTKAKTTLTDQQLMTLAKKMGKDWKEIAIECLKLEMKDIQQIQAKEEEVNVHKFLMLEKWRKGEKSNGTAQNLYDSLKDHVSYEIIQILEGFLKQT; encoded by the exons ATACTGAGGAGACAACTACAAGAAAAACAG ATGAAGAATTGGAAAAGAATGAATTGCTGCCACCTGTTGAATCAG agGCTAATAGCCAATTTCGCTGTGAACATGTCAAGACTGAACAT AACCAGAAAGAGCAAGTGACCCCCAGAAGACTTCCCAGAGGACAATTTTG GTTgaagctggaggcagagggaactTACCAATGTACTGTTACAGGCTTGATTTTCGATgtaaccaaggctgctgtaaTCAAATATTCTGTGTTGTCTTGGAGCAAATATGCTGATTATGTTAAAAAACCATGGATAGTCGGTGGCCCTATATTTGATGTCAGTTGTGACTCAGCCTCTGTTCTTACTTCCATTCAATTCCCACATTCCCTCAGCCTAAATG ATCATGAATCTGACATGACATTCAAAGTTTTACATATCAAAAGTACTGGTCCAGCATTTGAGCCTTCTGTTGATCATTCAATGACGCATGTCAAATGGCATGTGAGTTCTCTCTCTCCAGTAGGACCGGTTATTCAAACACAAGAGCCAGTACAGTACGATGGGGCTGTAATTTTATACAAAGTTGTCAATAATCACCCTTCCTTATCATTTCGTGTGTATGTAGCAACAAATAACGATTCATTTATAAAG gatATCTCGAAAGCAGTAAAACATTCTGATAAGAAATTCATCAAAATTGACAAGCCCCCGGTTTGTCAAAAACGACTACAAAATGGAAAGAGATACAGATTAATTAGTGAGTCAGAAGCTGAAATAACTCCTGAG GAAATTCAATTTGTTGATGGCTctctcttaaaattaaaaagttatattGAAGTCTACTTGGAGCAACCTATGGAGTTTACATTATCTTTGATTGAACTCGAGTCTGAAGAAATTGTCTGGAAAGCAAAACTAAGAGAAT GTGACTGGATACTACATGACCAGAACAAGAATGAGCAGAAAAGAAACACAGTCA GAAACAGAAGACGGAAATCAAGCAACAGCCTTTCTGACGAAGAATTTTATAATAAAAGGCTAAAGGGTAGAGATATTTCAG ATGGAACTAAAGCTAAAACTACGTTAACTGATCAGCAACTGATGACTCTTGCAAAGAAGATGGGTAAAGACTGGAAAGAAATTGCCATTGAATGTCTTAAGTTAGAAATGAAGGATATTCAGCAGATTCAGGCAAAAGAAGAAGAGGTTAATGTTCATAAATTCCTGATGTTGGAGAAGTGGAGGAAAGGTGAAAAGAGTAATGGAACTGCGCAAAATTTGTATGACAGTCTCAAGGATCATGTGTCATATGAAATAATACAGATACTGGAAG GTTTTTTGAAGCAGACATGA